In Rhea pennata isolate bPtePen1 chromosome 13, bPtePen1.pri, whole genome shotgun sequence, the following proteins share a genomic window:
- the CEBPA gene encoding CCAAT/enhancer-binding protein alpha: protein MEQANFYEVDSRPPMSSGQHHPLQTPLPGSAYSYREAPSAAAPAAGGAELGDICENENSIDISAYIDPAAFNDEFLADLFQHSKQQEKAKAILAGDFDFHSMHGAGAAASAPGHQQQHHQQPLFGCVAGYMDGKLDPLYERIAAPGLRPLVIKQEPREEEEVKSAALSALYPHHAAQQHPSHLQYQIAHCAQTTMHLQPGHPTPPPTPVPSPHHPHHPHPPGGLPAAAGALKLLPADHRSKSKKTVDKNSNEYRVRRERNNIAVRKSRDKAKQRNVETQQKVLELTTDNERLRKRVEQLSRELETLRGIFRQLPESSLVKAMGSCA, encoded by the coding sequence ATGGAGCAAGCCAACTTCTACGAGGTGGACTCGCGGCCCCCGATGAGCAGCGGCCAGCACCACCCGCTCCAGACTCCCCTGCCCGGCAGCGCCTACAGCTACAGAGAGGCTCCCTCGGCGGCGGCACCTGctgcgggcggcgcggagctcGGCGACATCTGCGAGAACGAGAACTCCATCGACATCAGCGCCTACATCGACCCGGCCGCCTTCAACGACGAGTTCCTGGCCGACCTCTTCcagcacagcaagcagcaggagaaagccAAGGCCATCCTGGCTGGGGATTTCGACTTCCACAGCATGCatggggccggcgccgccgcctcggcgccggggcaccagcagcagcaccaccagcagccgCTCTTCGGCTGCGTGGCCGGCTACATGGACGGCAAGCTGGACCCGCTCTACGAGCGCATCGCGGCGCCGGGCTTGCGGCCGCTGGTGATTAAGCAGGAGCCccgcgaggaggaggaggtcaaGTCGGCGGCCCTGTCGGCCCTCTACCCCCACCACGCCGCGCAGCAGCACCCCTCGCACCTGCAGTACCAGATCGCGCACTGCGCGCAGACCACCATGCACCTCCAGCCCGGGCACCCCACGCCGCCCCCCACGCCCGTGCCCAGCCCGCACCACCCGCACCACCCGCACCCCCCGGGCggcctgcccgccgccgccggcgccctcAAGCTGCTGCCCGCCGACCACCGGAGCAAATCGAAAAAGACAGTGGACAAGAACAGCAACGAGTACCGGGTGCGCCGGGAGCGCAACAACATCGCGGTGCGCAAGAGCCGCGACAAGGCCAAGCAGCGCAACGTGGAGACGCAGCAGAAGGTGCTGGAGCTCACCACCGACAACGAGCGGCTGCGCAAGCGGGTGGAGCAGCTCAGCCGCGAGCTGGAGACTCTGCGCGGCATCTTCCGGCAGCTGCCCGAGAGCTCCCTGGTGAAGGCCATGGGCAGCTGCGCCtag